The following coding sequences lie in one Sorghum bicolor cultivar BTx623 chromosome 6, Sorghum_bicolor_NCBIv3, whole genome shotgun sequence genomic window:
- the LOC8066023 gene encoding WD40 repeat-containing protein HOS15 isoform X1 yields MTHSHPSQRHTTTSHAAVLALAAPSLPVPSAAPTAPSPPPAMGVLTSTELNFLVFRYLQESGFIHAAFTLGYEAGIHKGGIDGNAVPPGALITIVQKGLQYIELEANNDENDDEVERDFALLEPLEIITKDVEELQQIVKKRKLERSQTEHEKDKGKEKERNEEHERRPVGERERERHDKEKEQVREKDRSEKDKDHDKEKEKEKERERQHAERIDKVKHEDDSLAGGGPTPMDVSTTAQEISNTDVTVLEGHSSEVFACAWSPTGSLLASGSGDSTARIWTIPDGPCGSNMQSSPPGVHVLKHFKGRTNEKSKDVTTLDWNGEGTLLATGSYDGQARIWSRDGDLKQTLFKHKGPIFSLKWNKKGDFLLSGSVDKTAIVWDTKTWECKQQFEFHSAPTLDVDWRNNNSFATCSTDNMIYVCKIGEQRPVKTFSGHQNEVNAIKWDPTGSFLASCSDDWTAKIWSMKQDKCLFDFKEHTKEIYTIRWSPTGPGTNNPNQQLLLASASFDSTIKLWEVEHGRLLYSLSGHRQPVYSVAFSPDGEYLASGSLDQCLHIWSVKEGRILKTYRGSGGIFEVCWNKEGSKIAACFSNNTVCVMDFRM; encoded by the exons ATGACACACTCCCACCCTTCTCAGCGACACACAACCACATCGCACGCCGCCGTTCTAGCCCTCGCCGCCCCGTCCCTCCCCGTCCCCTCCGCCGCTCCGACGGCGCCCTCGCCGCCGCCTGCTATGGGGGTGCTCACATCGACGGAGCTCAACTTCCTCGTCTTCCGCTACCTGCAGGAGTCAG GTTTTATTCATGCTGCATTTACTCTAGGTTATGAAGCTGGGATCCATAAGGGTGGCATTGATGGCAATGCAGTCCCACCTGGTGCTCTTATCACTATTGTGCAGAAAGGCCTCCAGTACATAGAACTGGAAGCAAATAACGATGAG AATGATGATGAAGTTGAGAGGGATTTTGCGCTTCTGGAGCCACTTGAAATCATCACAAAAGATGTTGAAGAGTTGCAACAGATTGTGAAAAAGAGGAAATTGGAGAGATCTCAAACTGAACATGAGAAGGATAAGGGAAAAGAGAAAGAACGTAATGAGGAGCATGAACGACGTCCTGTTGGCGAACGGGAGAGGGAACGCCATGACAAAGAAAAAGAGCAAGTCAGGGAGAAGGATAGATCTGAAAAAGATAAGGACCATGATAAAGAGaaggagaaagagaaagaaagagaaAGGCAGCATGCAGAGCGTATTGATAAGGTTAAGCACGAGGATGATTCTCTTGCTGGTGGAG GTCCCACTCCAATGGATGTAAGTACAACTGCTCAGGAGATATCTAACACTGATGTTACTGTTTTGGAAGGACACAGTTCAGAG GTTTTCGCTTGTGCATGGAGTCCAACTGGTTCTCTTCTAGCTTCTGG GTCAGGAGACTCAACCGCTAGAATCTGGACAATTCCAGATGGTCCATGTGGTTCCAACATGCAATCATCTCCTCCCGGTGTTCATGTTttaaaacattttaaaggtcGTACCAATGAAAAGAGCAAGGATGTCACCACACTTGACTGGAAT GGTGAAGGTACACTACTGGCTACGGGCTCCTACGATGGACAGGCAAGAATATGGAGTAGAGATG GAGACCTTAAGCAGACACTGTTCAAACACAAGGGACCCATATTTTCATTGAAATGGAATAAGAAAGGAGATTTTCTCCTAAGTGGAAGTGTTGATAAAACTGCTATTGTTTGGGATACAAAGACATGGGAATGCAAGCAGCAGTTTGAATTTCATTCAG CTCCAACACTTGATGTTGATTGGAGAAATAATAACTCTTTTGCAACATGTTCAACCGATAACATGATCTATGTATGCAAGATTGGGGAACAGCGTCCAGTTAAAACATTCAGTGGTCATCAG AATGAAGTTAATGCTATCAAGTGGGATCCGACTGGTTCTTTTTTGGCTTCATGTTCTGATGATTGGACAGCAAAG ATATGGAGTATGAAACAAGACAAATGTTTATTCGATTTCAAGGAGCATACCAAG GAAATATACACTATTCGGTGGAGCCCAACAGGCCCAGGAACAAACAATCCTAATCAGCAGTTGCTGTTGGCTAG CGCATCTTTTGATTCAACTATCAAGCTTTGGGAAGTTGAGCATGGACGCCTTCTGTACAGCTTGTCTGGTCATAG GCAACCAGTGTATTCTGTTGCATTTAGCCCTGACGGTGAATACTTAGCGAGTGGGTCCTTGGATCAGTGCCTACACATCTGGTCTGTGAAAGAAGGCAGGATCCTGAAGACCTACAGAGGTAGTGGGGGCATATTCGAAGTTTGCTGGAACAAAGAAGGCAGCAAGATTGCTGCCTGTTTCTCGAACAACACCGTCTGCGTGATGGATTTCAGGATGTAG
- the LOC8066023 gene encoding WD40 repeat-containing protein HOS15 isoform X2, producing MTHSHPSQRHTTTSHAAVLALAAPSLPVPSAAPTAPSPPPAMGVLTSTELNFLVFRYLQESGFIHAAFTLGYEAGIHKGGIDGNAVPPGALITIVQKGLQYIELEANNDENDDEVERDFALLEPLEIITKDVEELQQIVKKRKLERSQTEHEKDKGKEKERNEEHERRPVGERERERHDKEKEQVREKDRSEKDKDHDKEKEKEKERERQHAERIDKVKHEDDSLAGGGPTPMDVSTTAQEISNTDVTVLEGHSSEVFACAWSPTGSLLASGSGDSTARIWTIPDGPCGSNMQSSPPGVHVLKHFKGRTNEKSKDVTTLDWNGEGTLLATGSYDGQARIWSRDGDLKQTLFKHKGPIFSLKWNKKGDFLLSGSVDKTAIVWDTKTWECKQQFEFHSAPTLDVDWRNNNSFATCSTDNMIYVCKIGEQRPVKTFSGHQNEVNAIKWDPTGSFLASCSDDWTAKIWSMKQDKCLFDFKEHTKEIYTIRWSPTGPGTNNPNQQLLLARSST from the exons ATGACACACTCCCACCCTTCTCAGCGACACACAACCACATCGCACGCCGCCGTTCTAGCCCTCGCCGCCCCGTCCCTCCCCGTCCCCTCCGCCGCTCCGACGGCGCCCTCGCCGCCGCCTGCTATGGGGGTGCTCACATCGACGGAGCTCAACTTCCTCGTCTTCCGCTACCTGCAGGAGTCAG GTTTTATTCATGCTGCATTTACTCTAGGTTATGAAGCTGGGATCCATAAGGGTGGCATTGATGGCAATGCAGTCCCACCTGGTGCTCTTATCACTATTGTGCAGAAAGGCCTCCAGTACATAGAACTGGAAGCAAATAACGATGAG AATGATGATGAAGTTGAGAGGGATTTTGCGCTTCTGGAGCCACTTGAAATCATCACAAAAGATGTTGAAGAGTTGCAACAGATTGTGAAAAAGAGGAAATTGGAGAGATCTCAAACTGAACATGAGAAGGATAAGGGAAAAGAGAAAGAACGTAATGAGGAGCATGAACGACGTCCTGTTGGCGAACGGGAGAGGGAACGCCATGACAAAGAAAAAGAGCAAGTCAGGGAGAAGGATAGATCTGAAAAAGATAAGGACCATGATAAAGAGaaggagaaagagaaagaaagagaaAGGCAGCATGCAGAGCGTATTGATAAGGTTAAGCACGAGGATGATTCTCTTGCTGGTGGAG GTCCCACTCCAATGGATGTAAGTACAACTGCTCAGGAGATATCTAACACTGATGTTACTGTTTTGGAAGGACACAGTTCAGAG GTTTTCGCTTGTGCATGGAGTCCAACTGGTTCTCTTCTAGCTTCTGG GTCAGGAGACTCAACCGCTAGAATCTGGACAATTCCAGATGGTCCATGTGGTTCCAACATGCAATCATCTCCTCCCGGTGTTCATGTTttaaaacattttaaaggtcGTACCAATGAAAAGAGCAAGGATGTCACCACACTTGACTGGAAT GGTGAAGGTACACTACTGGCTACGGGCTCCTACGATGGACAGGCAAGAATATGGAGTAGAGATG GAGACCTTAAGCAGACACTGTTCAAACACAAGGGACCCATATTTTCATTGAAATGGAATAAGAAAGGAGATTTTCTCCTAAGTGGAAGTGTTGATAAAACTGCTATTGTTTGGGATACAAAGACATGGGAATGCAAGCAGCAGTTTGAATTTCATTCAG CTCCAACACTTGATGTTGATTGGAGAAATAATAACTCTTTTGCAACATGTTCAACCGATAACATGATCTATGTATGCAAGATTGGGGAACAGCGTCCAGTTAAAACATTCAGTGGTCATCAG AATGAAGTTAATGCTATCAAGTGGGATCCGACTGGTTCTTTTTTGGCTTCATGTTCTGATGATTGGACAGCAAAG ATATGGAGTATGAAACAAGACAAATGTTTATTCGATTTCAAGGAGCATACCAAG GAAATATACACTATTCGGTGGAGCCCAACAGGCCCAGGAACAAACAATCCTAATCAGCAGTTGCTGTTGGCTAG ATCAAGTACTTAG
- the LOC8083412 gene encoding acyl transferase 15, producing the protein MSSTGLMSTIVVTKSSPVVVFPATSPSTATPTTVKHIKLSSFDKALAFSPFTSFLVFDHAIHEPAETVRSALSRALVHYFPVAGRAVVDADDGGGVLRISCTGEGVLFVSASANCSLDDVKLFDPPFADLLRELAVVYPEESCRQSDPLLLVQVTEFSCGGYVVGTTWNHALADGTGMAQFLHAVGDLARGLPQPSAVLPVSCGDDDDSLPELPPLVTFIEKMMVTLQPQGLVYQDITVPWKLVDRIRSDFAAAGHDEEPCTVFEAVVAVLWQCRTRVVMSDSDPDAPAPLVFAANVRRHVGARDGYFGNCVTSAVTIPRSGEVANGDIKDVVKLIKRAKQGIPSQFIKNNDDDDDSAAANGEEEEEEEEEEGGGGLHYRQADYYSAPTATTMIEQLGGVLFGYNAFYVSSWRNLGFDAADMGGGTPARVMCHVELTAVPNCVACVPCRGKDGANVLALCVREEHVDAFLAALQNFVM; encoded by the coding sequence ATGTCGTCGACGGGGCTAATGAGCACCATCGTCGTTACCAAATCCTCGCCGGTGGTCGTTTTTCCGgctacctcgccgtcgacggCAACGCCGACGACGGTGAAGCACATTAAACTCTCATCCTTCGACAAGGCTCTCGCGTTCTCCCCGTTCACCTCGTTCCTTGTGTTCGACCACGCGATCCACGAGCCAGCCGAGACCGTGCGGAGCGCCTTGTCGCGTGCTCTGGTCCACTACTTCCCCGTCGCCGGCCGTGCTGTCGTGGAtgccgacgacggcggcggcgtgctCCGCATATCTTGCACCGGCGAGGGCGTCCTGTTCGTCTCCGCGTCGGCCAACTGCTCCCTGGACGACGTGAAGCTCTTCGACCCGCCTTTCGCTGACCTTCTGAGGGAGCTCGCCGTCGTCTACCCCGAGGAGAGCTGCCGCCAGTCGGACCCTTTGCTGCTCGTGCAGGTGACGGAGTTCTCCTGCGGCGGGTACGTCGTCGGGACCACGTGGAACCATGCCCTTGCTGACGGCACGGGGATGGCCCAGTTCCTACACGCCGTCGGCGATCTCGCACGGGGGCTACCACAGCCGTCCGCCGTGCTCCCTGTCAgctgcggcgacgacgacgactcgcTCCCGGAGCTGCCGCCGTTGGTCACCTTCATCGAGAAGATGATGGTGACGCTCCAACCACAGGGGTTGGTCTACCAGGACATCACCGTTCCATGGAAACTCGTCGACCGTATCAGATCCGACTTCGCCGCCGCCGGGCACGACGAGGAGCCATGCACCGTGTTCGAGGCGGTGGTGGCCGTGTTGTGGCAGTGCCGCACCCGCGTGGTCATGTCCGACTCCGACCCCGACGCCCCCGCGCCGCTCGTCTTTGCAGCCAACGTTCGCAGGCACGTCGGCGCCAGGGACGGGTACTTCGGCAACTGCGTCACGTCGGCGGTGACCATCCCACGGAGTGGCGAGGTGGCGAACGGCGACATCAAGGACGTCGTGAAGCTCATCAAGCGCGCCAAGCAAGGGATACCAAGCCAGTTCATCAAgaacaacgacgacgacgacgacagcgccgccgccaacggagaagaagaagaagaagaagaagaagaagaaggcggTGGCGGCCTGCACTACCGGCAAGCAGATTATTATTCGGcgccgacggcgacgacgaTGATAGAGCAGCTCGGTGGCGTGCTGTTCGGGTACAACGCGTTCTACGTGTCGAGCTGGCGGAACCTCGGCTTCGACGCGGCGGACATGGGCGGCGGGACGCCGGCGAGGGTGATGTGCCACGTGGAGCTGACGGCGGTGCCCAACTGCGTCGCGTGCGTGCCGTGTCGCGGCAAGGACGGGGCCAACGTGCTGGCGCTGTGTGTCAGGGAGGAGCACGTCGACGCCTTCCTCGCGGCGCTGCAAAACTTCGTCATGTGA
- the LOC8083411 gene encoding auxin-responsive protein SAUR36: MLTCSHHPISSPSPLFFSCYLVFGRPTPRTLLLLVLACIAMMAMSYFRAPRRLYGRKQHQQQKRESAALLVDEDGGDDQGEAAAAAGAVPKGYFAVYVGAESRRFVVPTSYLSEPAFRELMERAAEEFGFNQAGGLRIPCREEDFQATVAALEQSRRRGAGWARGSAAGTTRWARAS; encoded by the coding sequence ATGCTCACATGCTCTCATCATCCCATCTCTTCTCCCTCCCCCCTCTTCTTCTCCTGCTACCTAGTCTTTGGCCGGCCAACGCCAAGAACTCTTCTTCTGCTGGTTCTTGCGTGCATTGCGATGATGGCCATGAGCTACTTCCGGGCGCCGAGACGGCTCTACGGGAGGAAGCAGCACCAGCAGCAGAAGCGGGAGAGTGCAGCCCTGCTGGTGGACGAGGACGGCGGCGACGACCaaggcgaggcggcggcggcggcgggcgcggtGCCCAAGGGCTACTTCGCCGTGTACGTGGGCGCCGAGTCCCGGCGGTTCGTGGTGCCCACGAGCTACCTCAGCGAGCCGGCGTTCCGGGAGCTCATGGAGCGCGCCGCGGAGGAGTTCGGCTTCAACCAGGCCGGCGGCCTCCGCATCCCCTGCCGCGAGGAGGACTTCCAGGCCACCGTCGCCGCTCTCGAGCAGTCCAGGCGTCGCGGCGCCGGCTGGGCGCGAGGGTCGGCCGCCGGAACAACGCGATGGGCTCGTGCCAGCTAG